Proteins encoded together in one Salarchaeum sp. JOR-1 window:
- a CDS encoding LysE family translocator: protein MFASVAAGVAFGLALAAPPGPMNAVIAEEAVQRGWRKGARAGLGAATADFCFFLLALVGVVAVVTDLPLLHAGLLAVGGVLMLYFAYGAYRGVSESFREAGTGRVAGTGFQRAFVLAITNPYQLAFWLSAGVALVEPGTLDLLSYTPYLGDSLAGALVVHTGSPALVAGFFTGVLGWVVAFPLALAAAERRVEALAPAVSALSALLLAGFGVLFLVDAVRTVA, encoded by the coding sequence ATGTTCGCGTCAGTCGCCGCGGGCGTCGCGTTCGGCCTCGCGCTCGCAGCGCCGCCGGGGCCGATGAACGCCGTCATCGCCGAGGAAGCCGTGCAGCGCGGCTGGCGGAAGGGCGCGCGCGCCGGTCTCGGCGCGGCGACCGCCGACTTCTGTTTCTTCCTGCTCGCGCTGGTGGGCGTGGTCGCCGTCGTCACCGACCTCCCGCTCCTCCACGCGGGCCTGCTCGCCGTCGGCGGCGTCCTCATGCTGTACTTCGCGTACGGCGCGTACCGCGGCGTCTCCGAGTCGTTCCGTGAGGCCGGCACGGGCCGAGTCGCGGGGACGGGCTTCCAGCGCGCGTTCGTCCTCGCTATCACCAACCCCTACCAGCTCGCGTTCTGGCTGTCCGCCGGCGTCGCACTCGTCGAACCCGGCACGCTCGACCTCCTCAGCTACACGCCCTACCTCGGCGACTCGCTCGCGGGCGCGCTCGTCGTCCACACCGGCAGCCCCGCCCTCGTCGCCGGGTTCTTCACGGGCGTGCTCGGCTGGGTGGTCGCGTTCCCGCTCGCGTTGGCCGCCGCCGAACGACGCGTCGAAGCCCTCGCGCCCGCCGTCAGCGCGCTCTCCGCCCTCCTCCTCGCCGGATTCGGCGTCCTCTTCCTCGTCGACGCCGTGCGAACCGTCGCGTAG
- a CDS encoding FAD-binding oxidoreductase: protein MTDHDVSFLRDLDAECSFTESRREQYARDASPHHPSTPDAVVWPETTDEVSDVLAAAYERDVPVTPWSGGSGLEGNAIPVEGGIVLSTKEMTWVDADPDTLTARVGPGVVYDDLNEALAGDGLRFPPGISSGDVATIGGMIATNASGFNAVRYGETRDHVRRIEAVLPDGEVVEAGRNVVKTSSGYSITDLLVGSEGTLGVVTDATVELAGIPAEKRAALVAFESARDACRAVSDVIGAGVKPGAIEFMDAQSIELLNENRDDLTLAERPTLLVELHGNTSGIDEDYAFVEDLCRDHGVVEWIEPGDEMADVWEARREALPAARAYDPDLDVAVIGDVVVPITNYPDIVERAHELADEYDLLVPLVGHAGDGNLHYTPLVDRDDEDHVVRAMAYNNEVVQAAIEMGGTATGEHGVGIGKRGFMSDEHANTVDVMRAVKDAIDPKGLLNPGKVIPEE from the coding sequence ATGACCGACCACGACGTCTCGTTCCTCCGAGACCTCGACGCCGAGTGCTCGTTCACCGAATCGCGGCGCGAGCAGTACGCCCGGGACGCCAGCCCACACCACCCGTCGACGCCCGACGCGGTCGTGTGGCCGGAGACCACCGACGAGGTCTCGGACGTGCTCGCGGCGGCGTACGAGCGGGACGTTCCGGTGACGCCGTGGAGCGGCGGGAGCGGCCTCGAAGGGAACGCCATCCCGGTCGAGGGCGGGATCGTCCTCTCGACGAAGGAGATGACGTGGGTGGACGCCGACCCGGACACGCTCACCGCGCGCGTCGGCCCCGGCGTCGTCTACGACGACCTGAACGAGGCGCTCGCCGGCGACGGCCTCCGCTTCCCGCCCGGCATCTCCAGCGGCGACGTGGCGACCATCGGCGGGATGATCGCGACGAACGCGAGCGGGTTCAACGCCGTCCGGTACGGCGAGACCCGCGACCACGTCCGCCGCATCGAAGCCGTCCTCCCCGACGGCGAGGTCGTGGAGGCCGGCCGGAACGTCGTGAAGACCTCGTCGGGGTACAGCATCACGGACTTGCTCGTCGGGAGCGAGGGCACGCTCGGCGTGGTGACGGACGCGACCGTCGAACTCGCCGGCATCCCCGCGGAGAAGCGGGCGGCGCTCGTCGCGTTCGAGAGCGCGCGCGACGCCTGCCGCGCCGTCAGCGACGTCATCGGCGCGGGCGTGAAACCCGGCGCGATCGAGTTCATGGACGCGCAGTCCATCGAACTCCTGAACGAGAACCGCGACGACCTCACGCTCGCCGAGCGCCCGACCCTCCTGGTCGAACTCCACGGAAACACCAGCGGCATCGACGAGGACTACGCGTTCGTCGAGGACCTCTGCCGCGACCACGGGGTCGTCGAGTGGATCGAGCCCGGCGACGAGATGGCGGACGTCTGGGAGGCCCGCCGCGAGGCCCTGCCCGCGGCGCGCGCGTACGACCCCGACCTCGACGTGGCCGTCATCGGCGACGTGGTCGTCCCGATCACGAACTACCCCGACATCGTGGAGCGCGCGCACGAACTCGCCGACGAGTACGACCTGCTCGTCCCGCTCGTCGGGCACGCGGGAGACGGCAACCTCCACTACACGCCGCTCGTCGACCGGGACGACGAAGACCACGTGGTTCGCGCGATGGCGTACAACAACGAGGTCGTGCAGGCCGCCATCGAGATGGGCGGCACCGCGACCGGCGAACACGGCGTCGGCATCGGAAAACGCGGCTTCATGAGCGACGAGCACGCGAACACCGTGGACGTGATGCGGGCCGTGAAGGACGCCATCGACCCGAAGGGCTTGCTCAACCCCGGAAAAGTCATCCCCGAAGAATAA
- a CDS encoding MaoC family dehydratase: protein MSDTTVVEGWQGRFYEDFETGDVYKHPYGRTVTETDNVWFTNLTMNVNPMHFNEAYASETEFGERLVDGTFVIALAVGMSVVDVSMNATANLGYDGVQHHAPVFHGDTIFAESEVLSKRELDSRDHVGVVTTELRAYNQDGTKVLSLERTPMVRKREHASVSPEQPPGWPEGVGTQPED, encoded by the coding sequence ATGTCGGACACGACCGTAGTCGAGGGCTGGCAGGGACGGTTCTACGAGGACTTCGAGACGGGCGACGTGTACAAGCACCCGTACGGGCGGACCGTCACCGAGACGGACAACGTCTGGTTCACGAACCTCACCATGAACGTGAATCCGATGCACTTCAACGAGGCCTACGCGTCGGAGACGGAGTTCGGCGAACGCCTCGTGGACGGGACGTTCGTCATCGCGCTCGCGGTGGGAATGAGCGTCGTGGACGTGTCGATGAACGCCACCGCGAACCTCGGATACGACGGCGTCCAGCACCACGCGCCCGTCTTCCACGGGGACACCATCTTCGCGGAGTCGGAGGTCCTCTCGAAGCGCGAACTCGACAGCAGAGACCACGTCGGCGTCGTCACCACGGAACTGCGGGCGTACAATCAGGACGGGACGAAGGTGCTGTCGCTTGAGCGAACGCCGATGGTGCGCAAGCGCGAGCACGCGAGCGTGTCGCCCGAACAGCCGCCCGGGTGGCCCGAGGGCGTCGGCACGCAGCCCGAAGATTAG
- a CDS encoding enoyl-CoA hydratase/isomerase family protein, with translation MSDAVTLDVEDGVATITLDQPERRNALSRELTAGLRDRLEHVRDEVDDARAVVVQGSGGAFSAGGDIAAMKNRLDSDESLEEAVKTLERTTSETLALLVEFPLPTIAKVDGPAVGAGANLAIACDVQLATEDASIGFVFRQVGLSVDAGTSYLLPRVVGTNVAKELVYTGEIMGAERAHDLGLFNHVYGSEEFDAKADAMVERIASGPTAAFRHAKRLIDEGFEKTIDQAMTDEAVAQGVVFDTHDHEEGVRAFLEDRDPEFEGR, from the coding sequence ATGAGTGACGCAGTCACGCTCGACGTGGAGGACGGTGTCGCGACCATCACGCTCGACCAGCCCGAGCGCCGGAACGCGCTCTCCCGCGAGCTAACCGCGGGCCTGCGCGACCGCCTCGAACACGTCCGCGACGAGGTCGACGACGCCCGCGCCGTCGTCGTGCAGGGGTCGGGCGGCGCGTTCAGCGCCGGCGGCGACATCGCCGCGATGAAGAACCGACTCGACTCCGACGAATCCCTGGAGGAGGCCGTGAAGACCCTGGAGCGCACGACGAGCGAGACGCTCGCGCTCCTCGTCGAGTTCCCGCTCCCCACCATCGCGAAGGTGGACGGCCCCGCCGTGGGCGCGGGCGCGAACCTCGCCATCGCGTGCGACGTCCAGCTCGCGACCGAGGACGCGAGCATCGGGTTCGTGTTCCGGCAGGTCGGCCTCTCCGTGGACGCCGGCACGTCCTACCTCCTGCCGCGCGTGGTGGGGACGAACGTCGCGAAGGAACTCGTCTACACCGGCGAGATCATGGGCGCGGAGCGCGCGCACGACCTCGGGCTGTTCAACCACGTCTACGGGAGCGAGGAGTTCGACGCGAAGGCGGACGCGATGGTCGAACGAATCGCGTCCGGCCCGACGGCGGCGTTCCGGCACGCGAAACGCCTCATCGACGAAGGGTTCGAGAAGACCATCGACCAGGCGATGACGGACGAGGCCGTCGCGCAGGGCGTCGTCTTCGACACGCACGACCACGAAGAAGGCGTCCGGGCGTTCCTCGAAGACAGAGATCCCGAGTTCGAGGGGCGCTAG
- a CDS encoding thiamine pyrophosphate-binding protein, translated as MRVSEAVVDRLVAHGIDTVFGIPGKQTLPLNDGIGSRDGIDFVVARHETAVTHEAWGYAETSGEMAATCVVPGPGDMNAMNGLKNALNDCTPLLHLAVETEPEVRGGDGIHETPPDTYDNVVKENVLVENPEAALAEIERAIAIAQTAPKGPVRVGIPKNFLPMDVTLAEPGDYATESVRGVDEAALGDAAEHLNEAENPVVLAGGGVRSADASGALVGVAEALDAPVVTTYKGKGTIPEDHDLSAGVLCGGASPDLLALLSESDAMLAVGTDFDAVATRSWTVDVPDTLVHVTLDPEDVGTGYEPSVALVADAGAALAGLAGRLEHTETRDGAARAQAVREADADRMADLRDTAQAPLTSVAALSAVRDATPRDAPVSADAGGFRIWTLVSFPAYGPRSYVNPGSWATMGTGLPAAIGAARANPGEGVLALSGDGGLMMCVHELHTAAVEDLPVVLVAFNNSDYAIISEEAERSYGLDAYDWPETPLSLSTIAEGMGVTTARAETPDEIREAVDAAFDRDGPTLVEVPTDPAEPQASVHMRD; from the coding sequence ATGCGCGTGAGCGAGGCCGTCGTCGACCGATTGGTCGCACACGGCATCGATACGGTGTTCGGCATTCCCGGAAAGCAAACCCTCCCCCTGAACGACGGCATCGGGTCGCGTGACGGCATCGACTTCGTCGTCGCCCGCCACGAGACCGCCGTCACGCACGAGGCGTGGGGGTACGCCGAGACGTCCGGTGAGATGGCGGCGACATGCGTCGTCCCCGGTCCCGGCGACATGAACGCGATGAACGGCCTGAAGAACGCGCTGAACGACTGCACGCCCCTCCTCCACCTCGCCGTGGAGACCGAACCCGAGGTTCGGGGCGGCGACGGCATCCACGAGACGCCGCCCGACACGTACGACAACGTCGTGAAGGAGAACGTCCTCGTGGAGAACCCCGAGGCCGCGCTCGCGGAAATCGAGCGCGCCATCGCGATCGCCCAGACCGCGCCGAAGGGCCCCGTCCGCGTGGGCATCCCGAAGAACTTCCTCCCGATGGACGTGACGCTCGCCGAACCCGGAGACTACGCGACGGAGTCCGTGCGCGGCGTGGACGAGGCCGCGCTCGGCGACGCCGCCGAGCACCTGAACGAGGCCGAGAACCCCGTGGTGCTCGCGGGCGGCGGCGTGCGCTCCGCGGACGCGTCCGGCGCGCTCGTCGGCGTCGCGGAGGCCCTCGACGCGCCCGTCGTCACCACGTACAAGGGAAAGGGGACGATTCCGGAAGACCACGACCTCTCCGCGGGCGTGCTCTGCGGCGGCGCGAGCCCCGACCTCCTCGCCCTGCTCTCGGAGTCGGACGCCATGCTCGCGGTCGGCACGGACTTCGACGCGGTCGCCACCCGCTCGTGGACGGTCGACGTTCCGGACACCCTGGTGCACGTCACGCTCGACCCCGAGGACGTGGGGACGGGATACGAGCCGTCGGTGGCGCTCGTCGCGGACGCGGGCGCGGCGCTCGCCGGTCTCGCGGGTCGCCTCGAACACACCGAGACCCGGGACGGCGCGGCGCGCGCGCAGGCCGTGCGGGAGGCGGACGCCGACCGGATGGCCGACCTCCGCGACACCGCACAGGCGCCGCTCACGTCGGTCGCCGCGCTCTCGGCCGTCCGCGACGCCACCCCCCGCGACGCGCCCGTCTCCGCGGACGCCGGCGGCTTCCGCATCTGGACGCTCGTCTCCTTCCCCGCGTACGGCCCGCGCTCGTACGTCAATCCGGGGTCGTGGGCGACGATGGGAACCGGCCTCCCCGCGGCCATCGGCGCGGCGCGCGCGAACCCCGGCGAGGGCGTGCTCGCGCTCTCCGGCGACGGCGGCCTCATGATGTGCGTTCACGAACTCCACACCGCCGCCGTCGAAGACCTTCCGGTGGTGCTCGTCGCGTTCAACAACAGCGACTACGCCATCATCTCCGAGGAGGCCGAGCGCTCGTACGGCCTCGACGCCTACGACTGGCCGGAAACCCCGCTCTCGCTCTCGACGATTGCGGAGGGAATGGGCGTGACGACCGCGCGCGCCGAGACGCCCGACGAGATTCGCGAGGCCGTCGACGCGGCGTTCGACCGGGACGGCCCGACGCTCGTCGAGGTGCCGACCGACCCGGCCGAACCGCAGGCGAGCGTCCACATGCGCGACTAA